In one window of Maribacter sp. BPC-D8 DNA:
- the tyrS gene encoding tyrosine--tRNA ligase: MTNFVKELQWRGMLHDAMPGTEEHLLENMQSAYVGIDPTADSLHIGHLVGVMMLRHFQLAGHKPYALIGGATGMIGDPSGKSTERNLLDEKTLRHNQNALKDQLSRFLDFSGDEENAAVLVNNYDWMKDFSFLEFIRDVGKHITVNYMMSKDSVKKRLSSEAKEGMSFTEFTYQLVQGYDFLHLYREHNCSLQMGGSDQWGNITTGTELIRRIAGGKGYALTCPLITKADGTKFGKTEGGNVWLDAERTSPYKFYQYWLNTSDDDANKYIKIFTLLGQQEIEDLIKEHAEAPHLRLLQKRLADEITVMVHSKDDLDNAERASQILFGKSTASDLKGLNEKTFLEIFDGVPQAELSKSELTDGLDMIGALAAKTNFLGSNGEARRELKQNSISVNKEKVKEEFLITADDLINDKFVLLQRGKKNYFVLVFN, translated from the coding sequence ATGACAAATTTTGTCAAGGAGTTACAATGGCGCGGAATGTTGCATGATGCAATGCCAGGAACAGAAGAACATTTATTAGAAAATATGCAGTCTGCGTATGTGGGTATAGATCCAACCGCAGATTCTTTACATATAGGTCACTTGGTAGGGGTAATGATGCTTCGTCATTTTCAATTGGCAGGGCACAAACCATATGCTTTAATAGGTGGTGCAACAGGTATGATCGGTGATCCTTCTGGTAAATCTACAGAACGTAATTTACTTGATGAGAAAACACTTCGTCATAATCAGAATGCCTTAAAAGATCAATTATCTCGTTTTTTAGATTTTTCTGGAGATGAAGAAAATGCCGCCGTTTTGGTCAATAATTATGACTGGATGAAAGACTTCTCTTTCTTAGAATTCATTAGAGATGTAGGTAAGCATATTACGGTAAACTACATGATGTCTAAAGACTCTGTAAAAAAACGCCTTTCATCAGAAGCAAAAGAAGGTATGTCATTTACTGAATTTACCTACCAATTGGTTCAAGGGTACGATTTTCTGCACTTGTACAGGGAACATAATTGTAGCCTTCAAATGGGTGGTAGTGATCAGTGGGGTAATATTACTACGGGTACAGAATTAATTAGAAGAATAGCCGGTGGTAAAGGGTATGCACTTACGTGCCCGTTAATTACAAAGGCAGATGGTACTAAATTCGGTAAAACAGAAGGCGGTAACGTTTGGTTAGATGCTGAAAGAACATCACCATATAAATTCTACCAATACTGGTTGAACACATCAGATGATGATGCCAATAAATACATAAAGATTTTTACTTTGTTGGGTCAACAAGAAATTGAAGATTTAATAAAAGAACATGCAGAAGCACCGCATTTAAGATTACTACAAAAGAGGTTAGCCGACGAAATTACCGTTATGGTACATTCTAAAGATGATTTAGATAATGCAGAACGTGCAAGTCAAATTTTGTTTGGTAAGTCTACAGCGTCTGATTTAAAAGGATTGAATGAAAAAACATTCTTAGAAATTTTTGATGGCGTACCTCAAGCAGAACTTTCAAAATCTGAATTGACAGACGGTCTAGATATGATCGGGGCATTGGCAGCTAAAACTAACTTTTTAGGATCTAATGGTGAGGCAAGAAGAGAATTAAAGCAAAATTCAATTTCAGTAAATAAAGAGAAAGTAAAAGAAGAGTTTTTGATTACTGCTGATGATTTGATAAATGACAAGTTTGTCTTATTACAAAGAGGTAAGAAGAACTATTTTGTATTGGTATTTAACTAG